The Emys orbicularis isolate rEmyOrb1 chromosome 21, rEmyOrb1.hap1, whole genome shotgun sequence genome has a segment encoding these proteins:
- the LOC135893258 gene encoding transmembrane protein 229B-like has translation MGGRAEPLSPLTRWYIYAIHGYFCEVMFTATWAFVAERDWKFQGVTSVWALFIYGTSSLVLERMYLLLRGHCPLLSRCLCYTLWIYLWEFATGYLLRRFDACPWDYSHFRYHFMGLVTLEYALFWFLGSLVLEKLIIGNTLRLRLEGPSPAAPPAGRFAPRKDA, from the coding sequence ATGGGTGGCCGGGCCGAGcccctgagccccctgacccgcTGGTACATCTACGCCATCCATGGCTACTTCTGCGAGGTGATGTTCACAGCCACCTGGGCCTTCGTGGCCGAGCGGGACTGGAAGTTCCAGGGCGTCACCAGCGTCTGGGCCCTGTTCATCTACGGCACGTCCAGCCTGGTGCTGGAGCGGATGTACCTGCTGCTGCGGggccactgccccctgctgagccgcTGCCTGTGTTACACCCTCTGGATCTACCTGTGGGAGTTCGCCACCGGCTACCTCCTGCGCCGGTTCGACGCCTGCCCCTGGGACTACAGCCACTTCCGCTACCACTTCATGGGGCTGGTGACGCTGGAGTACGCCCTCTTCTGGTTCCTGGGCTCCCTGGTGCTGGAGAAGCTGATCATCGGGAACACCCTGCGGCTGcggctggaggggcccagccccgcggcccccccTGCCGGCCGCTTCGCACCCCGCAAGGATGCCTGA